Proteins from a genomic interval of bacterium YEK0313:
- the kstR2_11 gene encoding HTH-type transcriptional repressor KstR2, with translation MSLTIEDVVPQDRREEVLAAAAECFMRRGYEQTSMDDVADMLGATKGRVYHHFRSKPELFFEVYRRAMAILMHAVEPITRRSGSAGERLGGMARAHTLAMMETRSFQRSLTLGVDLYRFGHTGPEHKAALEELMSLRFVYEDLYRDTFAAGLADGTLEVSDPSLAMRTLLGALNWVAVWYTPRPGETRAHRERLADEIVETVLGGYRARR, from the coding sequence ATGTCGCTGACAATCGAAGACGTCGTCCCCCAGGATCGCCGCGAGGAAGTGCTCGCGGCGGCGGCCGAGTGCTTCATGCGCCGCGGCTACGAACAGACCTCGATGGACGATGTCGCGGACATGCTCGGCGCGACCAAGGGCCGCGTCTACCACCATTTCCGCTCCAAGCCCGAACTGTTCTTCGAGGTCTATCGCCGTGCGATGGCGATCCTGATGCATGCCGTCGAGCCGATCACCCGGCGCAGCGGCAGCGCCGGCGAGCGCCTGGGCGGCATGGCCAGGGCGCATACCCTGGCGATGATGGAAACGCGCTCGTTCCAGCGCAGCCTGACGCTTGGCGTCGATCTCTACCGCTTCGGCCATACCGGGCCCGAGCACAAGGCGGCGCTCGAGGAGCTGATGAGCCTGCGCTTCGTCTACGAGGACCTCTACCGCGACACATTCGCGGCCGGCCTTGCCGACGGCACGCTCGAAGTCTCCGATCCTTCGCTCGCCATGCGCACCCTGCTCGGCGCGCTCAACTGGGTGGCGGTGTGGTACACGCCGCGCCCGGGCGAGACACGCGCCCATCGCGAACGCCTGGCCGACGAGATCGTCGAAACCGTGCTCGGCGGCTACCGCGCCCGGCGCTGA
- a CDS encoding Glutathione-dependent formaldehyde-activating enzyme yields the protein MAKRVTGRCLCGAVTFGFDAAPVMTRACWCRDCQYLASGNASMTAIFSTETFSVSGELAAYESAADSGNRIRRRFCPRCGTPLFSDDLALPEYMVVRVGALDDREIGKPQSVIWTGSAPSWGHVDPDLPQTPGHPAQIRAE from the coding sequence ATGGCGAAACGTGTGACCGGGCGCTGCCTCTGCGGCGCCGTGACCTTCGGCTTCGACGCGGCACCGGTCATGACGCGCGCCTGCTGGTGCCGCGACTGCCAATATCTCGCCTCGGGCAATGCGTCGATGACCGCGATTTTCTCGACCGAGACCTTCTCCGTATCGGGCGAGCTTGCGGCCTACGAAAGCGCCGCCGACAGCGGCAACCGCATCCGCCGCCGGTTCTGCCCGCGCTGCGGCACGCCGCTGTTCAGCGACGACCTCGCCCTGCCGGAATATATGGTGGTCAGGGTCGGCGCCCTCGACGACCGCGAGATCGGCAAGCCGCAAAGTGTGATCTGGACCGGCTCGGCGCCGAGCTGGGGTCATGTCGACCCCGACCTTCCCCAGACACCGGGGCATCCCGCGCAGATCCGCGCCGAGTAG